The segment GTATCGGATGCGCACGTTTGCCTTGAAGATTCTCTCCATCGTGTGTCTTGTCTGTATGCTGGGTTCCGGCGCGGCGGCGGAAGAGAGCCAGGAAGATTATTCGATCATCGCCAACCGCCGCAAGGAACAGTTCCAAAAGAGCTATGGATACGCGCTCTTTCCTTATCCCTACAGCCTTCCCGGCATCGGCAAGGGCATCGGACTGGTCGGCGGCGCCATGAACATCGCCGACACGTATACGGACGCATACGGGATACTCTTCGCCGGCGAAGTCCAGGGAGCGTCTTTCGGCGTGGCGGACATTCATATCATCCCGAAAACACTGATCCTCGATGTGGGGTTCGGCACGGTCAGCGCCGCAACGATCCAGAGCTACAGCCAGCGCGGCATGAGCACGGACAAGCATGATTACAGCCTGATCGAGATGGGCGATATGGAGTACTACGGCGGCCGCATGACGGCCACGTTTCTGGAGCGGCGCTTTGAATTCTATGGGGCCCTGTACGAGGGCGGAGGCAAACTGAAGAGCATTAGGGACAAGGACGGCAATGTCATTATTGAGTCCCAGGACCCGCACAAGGAACGCGGCCGCACCTTCATGGTCGGCACCCGCTTTGACCTGACCGATGACTATGGGGACCCGCGCCGGGGGATACGCTTTGACGTGACCCGCTCCCAGACACCACCGCGTGATTCGGGTCCGGATTTTTACGTGATGGATTACAATACAACGGGCTACATTCCCCTCGGCCGGCGCAGTACCTGGGCGTTCAATTTTCTCCGCTCCGACGCGGTCGTTACGCGTCAGGGAGAAACGGACCCTGACAAGCTCCGGCAGCTGCAGGGGCTGGATTGCAATGACCCTGCGCTGACCATTGAAGAGAGGGATTTCTGCAATCAAGTGATCAACAACATGGTCGCGAACAACAGGTATGGCACCGCCACCCAATTAGGCGGTTTCAGCCGGCTGCGCTCCTTTTCCCAGAGTAGGTACAAGGGCGCACACACCCTGTTCTACGGCACCGAGATACGGTGGAACCTGACCGACGAAAAGACGCCCTTTGATATCTTCGTCATGAAGGACATCCGGACCGCCATCCAGGTCTCCCTGTTCTATGAGGCCGGCAGCACGGCCGACGCGCGGAGCGAGGTCGGCAAGATCATGCGCGAATCCTACGGACTCGGGCTCAGGGTGGTCACCGCGTCGGGGATCGTGTTCCGGGGTGATTTTGCATTCGGCAAAGAGGGCTTCGAACCGGAGGTCTTTATCGGATACCCTTGGGAGATCTGATCCAGCGCCCGGCAATCACAAAAAAGAAGCATTGTTCCGCCCTGCCCATCATATCTGTATACATCATGGCAGCATCCCTGTATAATGGGGCAGTCACTCAGATGTTTACCCGGGTTCGTTTGTAAAAAAATATCTCACAAGGAGCAACCATTGGCGAAGCCGAATTTTGATTTTCAAAAGCGTCAGAAGGAAATAGCGAAGAAAAAAAAGAACGAGGAAAAGAAGCAGCGTAAGCTGGAGAAAAACACCGCGGCGTCCGCAGAGAATCCTGTCCCGGCTGCAGAAGAGGGAGAAACCAGGTAACTACTGAGGAGAGGCGACCTCATCCCGTTTCAATCCGAAAAAAACAAAGGGAGCATAAGGCCCCCTTTGTTTTTTGCCGGTTGGCCGGGATTACTTCTTCTTGCTCTTCGGCTTCTTCACTTCCTTCCGGGGACCCTTCTGTGATTGCGCCATATTCCATCACCTCTTTCGTTCAAAAATTGAAATGCCGTCATCCTGCAAAGTGGTTTCCTGCCGAAAACCATCAGGCGCTTGAGCCTGCCTCCCGCGGTCGTACTACGATACAATGCATAGTCTCATTGTGATAGAACAAGGATACCAGCTTTCCGTAAAAACGCAATAGGTATGTTCAAGAGCCTGCTCAGGGAAAAATTCACAAGACCCCCCGGTCCCCCGCAAAGATGTGCTATACTTTCATCCATCCATCGTGCTGGCTGACATTCCTATTTTTGCACAACTACGTTAAACGGACGGTACACGTTCAAGCCAGCGCATAACGATACTCTTTGAAGGGAAAGGAGGTGAAAAAGAATGAAGTCATTGAAGATTGTTGCACTTATCGCGATCGTGATGCTGCTCGCTTCCGCAGTGTTCGCGATGCATCACACGCCTGAAGACCGTGGAAAGACCCTGTTCAACGACACGAAGCTCGGCGGTGGAACAGCGGAAAAATCCTGCGGCACCTGTCATCCCGACGGCAAAGGCCTTGAAGGGGTCAACAGCAAGAAAGAGTGGATGGGGACCAAGTCCCTCGAAGAAGCGGTCAACATGTGCATTACCAAGGCGCTCAAGGGCGCGGCCCTGGATGTGAAGTCCGAGCAGATGAAGGACCTCGTGTCCTACATGAAAACATTCAAGCCGAAAGACGAAAAAGCATCGAAGAAGAAGAAACCTGTAGTTGGCTGCTGATCCTGTCTTATCCATACGAGAGAGGGGCATTTCCCTCTCTCTTTTTTTAAATGCAGAAAGCCCGGAACGGTCCCTTGAGGTCGCCGCGCTTTCAGATCTTCCGGGAAATCTCCCGCCGTTTTGTCCCCGATCGCTCAAGCAGCCCTTGCCATTTCCGAAAAAATCCTCTATTCTCTTCTGACAGGCTGAATCATTTCCCCTCGTGTAAAGGAGCTTATCCATGTATCGAGATGACCGAAAGCAGAGCAGAAGCGGTTGTTCCGTGATCTTTTTCATTTTTCTTATTATCGTGATCGCGATCGGACTCTATTACTGGCTCTTTACCGGACGCGTACCGAAACAGGTGGTCCTGGAGGCGGACTTTGAGCAGGCGATGATCGAGTCCGCTCCGGACGATGGCCTGGCGCGCGTTATGATGACCAAAAAACTGCGCGTACGCGATGTGGTGGAGGCGCTCCAGAAGGCGTCTCAAGACGATCGGGTGAAGGGGCTGGTGGCCAGGGTGGGCCAGTCAAGGGTGAGGCTGGCGCAGGTGCAGGAAGTGCGGGACGCGATCATCGCTTTCCGCGCATCCGGCAAACCCGCGATTGCGTATGCCGAGACCTTCGGCGAGGCCGGGCCCGGGAACACTTCCTACTATCTCGCGACCGCCTTTGACGCGATCTATCTGCAGCCCTCGGGCGACGTGGGGCTTACCGGGCTCATCTACGAGCAGCCCTTTGTCCGCGGGACCCTGGACAAGCTGGGCATCATTCCGCGCATTGACGGCCGGAAGGAATACAAGAGCTACCGGTATATGTTCACCGAGAAAAAATATCTTCCGCCGCATCGCGAAGCGATCACCCGGGCGATGGAGTCCCAGTTCAGCCAGATCGTGGGAGGCATCGCTGCCGCGCGCAAGCTGACGGAAGACGAAGTCCTGTCGCTTATCAACGAAGGGCCGTACCTCGGCCGGCAGGCGGTTGACGCGAAGCTGATCGACGGGTTGGGCTACCGTGACGAGGTCTACGACAGGATCAAGAAGAAGGCGGGCGCGAAGGCCGAACTCCTGCCGCTCGCTGAATACCGGAAGCGGGCCGGCAGCCCTTGCAAAAAGGGAACGACCATCGCGCTGGTCTACGGCGTGGGCGGGATCATGCGCGGGAAGAGCGGATATGAACCCGCAACCGGCGAGATCATCATGGGGTCGGACACGATCGCGTCCGCGATCCGGGAGGCCGTGGAGGACGAGGAGGTGAAGGCCATCCTGTTCCGCATCGACAGCCCCGGCGGGTCCTACGTGGCCTCGGACACCATATGGCGCGAGATTATGAGCGCAAAAAAAGCGGGCAAGCCGGTCATCGCGTCCATGGGCGGCACGGCGGCTTCGGGCGGTTATTTCATCGCCATGGCCGCTGACAAGATTGTAGCCCAGCCAGGGACGATCACCGGGTCCATCGGCGTCTTCGGCGGGAAGCTGATCACCACCGGGTTCTGGAACAAACTCGGCGTGACCTGGGACGAGGTACACACCAGCAAAAACGCGAACGCCTGGAGCCAGACCAGCGACTTTACGCCGGAGCAGCGGGCCCGGTTCAGTCAGTGGCTCGACCGCGTGTACGACGACTTCACCACCAAGGTCTCCACAAGCAGGAAGCTCTCGATGGAAGACGTGGAAAAGATCGCAAAAGGACGGATCTGGACCGGAGAAGATGCGAAAAAACTCGGGCTGGTGGACGAGTTGGGCGGCTTCCCCGCGGCACTGCGGCTTGTACGTATTGCCGCCAAGCTTCCGGAAAACGCGCCTGTTCGTTTGAAGGTCTTTCCTGAAAAGAAATCACTGGTCAAGATCATCTCAGACCTGAAATCATTCGGCGCTGAAGACGAGAACGAAAGCGCCCTTGCGCGCACACTGGAAGAGGTGCAGCCTCTGCTCAAAACGATCGGTTCGCTAGGGCCTTCGTCGCGTTCCGGGGTGCTGCGCCTGCCGGACTATGGATGGAACGGGGAGATGAAACAGTAATGCAAGTGAAATGATGCGTTGTCTGGGGTTTTGCCTGGATGACGTGGCCCTGCGGGGCAGTTTGAAGTTAACACCTTTGTAGGGCAAGGCTTCAGCCTTGCTGACATCAAAATACCGCAATCCTGAAGGATTGCCCTACAACTCAGTGAGAACAGAAGCGAATCCAATCGTCGCCCATTCTGTTGATGAGACAGACCCCTATCATCCCGCACCATTCGAGAGCGGGTCTTTTTTACCTTGACAATCTATGTAACATGTGTTACATTATAATCAGATGTTACATATATCGAGGAGGTGTCCCATGAAAAGATTCCTGAAAAACATAGAAGACGCGCTGGCGGATTCGGCCCTCTTGGAAATGGGCGTGGCCGTCGCTCCGGTTGAGCGATCGAAGTCGGTCCGCGAAAGTCTCGAAGAGAACCTCATTGAAGTTGCCTTTGCCGAGGCAGCAGAGTATGACCAGATTCACAAGGCGATCCTTCGGGAACGCCGGAGAGCGGAGGACCTGGTGCGACGTGACGACTGTCTGTACGGCGACAATGATGTGTGCTTTGTCTAAACGAGGCTGTTACACGCCGTAAGAGAGAAGGTAACTGATGCCATGCTGAAAAACAAGGCCCGGGAATGGCTCCTGATCTTTTACAGCGTCCCGTCCCACCCCGTAAGCAACCGTATGAAGATCTGGAGAAAGCTCGCAAAGGCGGGCGCGGTGCAGCTTAAGGGCGCTGTCTATATTCTTCCTGCAACGGACGAACACGAAGAGTTCCTTCAATGGCTCATTGGGGAGGTAAAATCGATGGGAGGCGACGGAGCTTTTGTCAGAAGCGCAGAGATATACTCCATCGATGAGAGCGACATTCGGCAGCTCTTCCTGAGTCAGGCGGAGAAGGAGTATCGCGGTTTTGGAAGAAAGTTCGAGACCCTTGAACGGAAAGTCCAGAGCATAAGAAAAGGCGCGAAACACGACGAGAACGCCCGTCTTGCGGACCAGGCCGGAAAGTTTGCCCGGGAACTGGATGACATTCAACGACGTGATTTTTTCTCTTCGCCCCACGGCGTGGAGATGACCAAGCGCATGCAGAAGCTCAAGACGGCGCTCAAGGGACTCGGTGGACGCGGTGCTGAACCGACGGGGTCAATTGTTCCGAAGCGCGCGGCCGATTACCAGGGCCGCACCTGGTTGACGAGAAAAAAGCCCTTTATCGACCGTATGGCCTCGGCGTGGTTCATCAGGCGTTTCGTGGACACGAAAGCAGCTTTCAAATTCATCAGCGAGAGTGATCTCGCGTCGCTCGGGGCGAACGCCGCGACCTTCGACATGTCCGGCGGTGAATTCACCCATATCGGCGATCTGTGCACATTCGAAGTGCTCGTGAAGTCCTTCGCCGTCAGGGACAAGGTGGTCCGGAAGATCGCCGAGATCGTGCACGACCTCGACGTGAAGGACGATAAATACGGCAATCCGGAAGCAACAGGCGTTGAAGAGATCATGATGGGTATCCGCAAAACGGTAAAGAACGATAGTGACGCCCTGGAACGGGGCATGGCCGTGTTCGAGATGCTGTATCAGGCGAAAACATAACAACGGACAAGTAAAGGAGATTCGTAACTACTCAGCGTGGCCGCAAAAGAACGCAAAGAACCCAAAGAAAAAACCTGAAAGCATGTATTCCAGTTTTAATTCTCTCTGCGATCCTGGAGCCTGTCCTCGAAATGTGTTATCGGGGGTTCTTTAGCGGCTAACAGATTTCTACCTGATTTGACCTGAGAAGATACGGAGAATCAACAATGGCTCAAGGAAACTTATCTTTGCGTGAGACTTCGCGTTACTGGCTGAAACTGGGGTTTATCAGCTTCGGCGGCCCCACCGGCCAGATCGCGATGATGCACAAGGACCTGGTCGAAAAAAAGAAGTGGATCGCCGAAGACCATTTCCTTCAGGCGTTGAACTTCTGCATGCTCCTGCCCGGACCGGAGGCGCAGCAGCTCGCCACCTACATCGGCTGGCTCCTGAACGGGAAGTGGGGCGGGATCATTGCCGGCGGACTGTTTGTTCTCCCCTCCATCTTTATCCTGTGGCTGCTCGCGTGGATGTATGCGTCTCTCGGAAGCGTGCCCGCAATGGCGGCGCTCTTCTACGGTTTGAAACCCGCAGTCGTGGCCATTGTTCTTGAGGCGGTGTTGCGCATCGGCAGGAAAGCGCTCAAAACAAGATTTCTGTACTTTCTTGCCGCGGGGGCCTTCATCGCGATCTATTTTTTCAATGTACCCTTTCCGATCATCATTCTATCAGCCGCGATTATCGGATACGTTGCCGGGACTTTGGCGCCGCGATTATTTTCATTAACACCGGTAAACAACACAGCCCCTGCAGCAATCACGATCATTTCAGAAAAAGCCGCTCTGTCCCGCAGTCTCGGATGGCGGCGCTTTGTTAAGGTATTTTTTGTCTTCATCGGCCGCTGGTCTTTCCCCATCGTGATACTCGGTTTATGGCGAGGCTGGAACGATACCTTCATTGATATCGGCGTACTGTTCAGCAAGGCGGCGGTCGTGACCTTCGGCGGCGCCTATGCCGTACTTGGGTATATCAGCCAGCAGGCTGTAAGCCACTACCACTGGATCATGCCCGAGCAAATGATGGACGGTCTGGGTCTGGCAGAGACCACGCCGGGTCCGCTCATCATGGTGAACCAGTTCGTGGGATACCTTGCGGGATATTATTATGCCCAGGGGATTCCCCCGGCGCTTGGCGGCGCAATCGGAGGACTGCTTGCCACCTGGGTGACCTTTATCCCTTCGTTCATGATGATCTTTCTCCTGGCGCCCTATATTAAGACACTCCGCAAGAACAAACAACTGGCAACCGCTCTCTCGGCCATCACCGCATCAGTCGTCGGTGTCGTGCTGAACCTTGCGGTGTTTTTTACGCATCACACATTGGCGCCTGATATCGGTGGATTTAACTGGTATGCGCTCGCGGCGGCCGCGATCGCCTTCATCGGAATGCAATTGTTCAAGTGGGGCATGATCCCGGTGATCGCAGGATCTGCAGTCGCCGGATTTGTCTGGAAAATATTGATCTGATATCACAGGAGGTTAACGATGAAACAAGTAGCTGACTTGGCGGTACAATTTATGGCGGCATCAGCACGCACCGCGCCGAAGGCAGGAGGAAAAGATTTTCTGGAAATCGTGGTGATCACCAAGGATGAAGATCTCAAGAAGATCGCCGGCGCTATGAAGGAGTACGCGCCAAAAAGCACGAATGAGGCCTTCTGGCTCCGGGACGCTTCGAACATCGAGAACTCACAGGCGCTGCTGCTTATCGGTCTTTCCAAACCCGTGACCGCGGGGTATGACTGCGGGGCCTGCGGGTGGCCCACGTGCGCCGAGTTCACCAAGAACAAACAGATGAAGACAAAGGAAATGGGATACACCGGACCGCACTGCGTCATGCGGATGATGGACATCGGCGTAGCCCTCTCGTCCGCGGCAAAGACCGCAAGCATCCATAACGTGGACAACAGGGTGCAGCAGCGCGTTGGAGCGGCTGCACGGGCGCTGGGATTAATCAAGGCCGAGGTGGCAATGGGAATACCCGTCAGCATCGGCGGCAAGAGCATTTTCTTTGACCGACAGGCGCCGGCGAAACATTAAGAGAATATTGTACCCACCTCAATCCTCTCCCCGTTTGGGAGAGGGCTGGGGTGAGGGGGATTTTCAGATAAAAGAGAATAACCATGTCAAAATTGCTGTCACCCTTCACTGCGCTCTGCATCGTGGGATTCTTTGCCCGGCTGTCCTATGCCCTTGCGAGAAGTCCGGTGCTTCCTCTCTTCGCCCTCTACCTTGGCGCAGGACCAGAGGCCATCGGGTTCGCGGTCGGAATATCGACCGTAACCGGGATCTTCTTCAAGCTTCCTGCCGGCGCTCTCTCGGACATCATAGGCAGGAAGAAGACCATGCTCATCGGGCTGCTCTTCTTCGCCTTCATGCCCTTTGCCTATCTCTGGGTCGAGAGCTATTATCCGCTGATTATCATCAGATTCATTCACGGGCTTGCGACAGCCATCTACGGCCCGGTCTCCATGGCGGTGGTTGCCGACGTGGCGGGTGCCAAGAAAGGCGAGATGCTGTCGTGGTTCTCGTCCATCACGATCATCGGAAACCTCCTGGGCGCTCCCTTGGGCGGGTTCATTCTTCACCATAGTCCAGGCGCGTCGAGTCCCTCTCTTTCCGACTTTCAGAGCGCCTATCTCCTGAGCGGTATCGCCGGGATGATGTCTCTGCTCCTGGCGGTCAATATTCTGCGCGGCGATGGGCATGGTGAAGACGGGAAAAGCCTGAAAGAGGCGTACAGCCGGTTCAGTTCCGGCATCAAAGAAGTGATGAGTGACAAGCGGGTGGTCATCACCTCCGGCATGGAAGGTTTGCAGAATCTCACGGTGGGCGCGCTGGAGGCGTTTCTTCCGATCTATGCGGTAACCAGAGCAGGGTTGAATGAATTCCAGGCCGGACTTCTCTGGGGGGTCCAGATCGTGGTGACCATCATTTCGAAGCCGGTCATGGGAAGGACATCCGACCGGTTCGGAAGAAAACCATTGATCGTGGTCGGAATGGTCCTCTGTGCGGGGGCCTTCGGGGCCATCCCTCTCCTGAAGGACTTTTATTCTCTGATGATCGCAGCCATATTCTTCGGTTTCGGCGAAGCCTTCGTGACATCCTCGTCCGCAGCCCTTGTGGCGGACGTCTGCAAGGAGAAGCACTTTGGCACTGCCATGGGAACGTTCGGCACGATCTTCGATATCGGCCACGCATCAGGCCCCATTCTGGCGGGAATTCTCATCGCCCGCTATGATTATCTCCATGCATTCTGGTTCATGGCCGCGCTTCTCGTCCTTGCGGTTCCGGTGTTCGTTGCAAATGTGAAAATCGAAAGGGGGGCAGTATGACCTATGCCATCAATCATGCTGACATTGATCTGCTGAGAAGCGCCGGCGTTTCCGAGGACGACATCACCCACAGCGTGCATGTGGCAGAAAAGGCACTGGAGATCGCACATCGCATCGGGGGGAGGAACATCCACCAGGAGCTGGTTGGGAGGGGCGGCCTCTTCCATGACCTTGGCACGTCAAAGACGCACGAAATGGAGCACGGGAAGATCGGCGCCGAACTTGGCTGCAAGATCGGACTGCCCCGGGAGATATGCGACATTATGGAGAAACACATTCGCGGCGGTCTTGCCGAGGCAGAAGCTAACGAGCTGGGTTTGCCGGTCAAGGACTATACCTAGCGAAGACTGGAAGAGCGGGTCGTGATCTACGCAGACCGGCTGGTGGATATCATCTATGACGGCATTGTCACGCTCAAGACTGAATTCGAATCAGAGACCCGGTTCGAAGCGATCCCTGTATCATTCCTGAACAGAACAGGGTTGGTATTCTTTCTGTTTTAATTTGCAGTTCTTGCACGTCACCTTGCTCCAGGAAGACTCGAAAAGAACGGTTGACGTGAGAGCCCGTCCGCATACCGCAAACCAGCCGTGCGGAAACAGCTTTTTCATATGGACAACTTTGGTTATTTTCATCAGTCAAACTTTTCCAAAATGGCAAGAAAAATTCTCAAGGCGGAAGCGTTTTAGACAGGATATCAGGATTGACGGTAGTTTATTAAAAGCCTTTATCCGATTTCGCTTAGAAGCGCCTACTTTTGGTATCCTGCCCGCGGCCGCTGGCCATAATCCTGTCAAGAATGACCTTTTCCCCGGATTATTGTTTCACTTTCAAAAGGGTTATAAGATCATCATATTCATACGGTTTCAGCAGGAAAGCATCCGCTCCCGCCGCAAGAAACTCCGCTCTTCTGTCGTCCGAGCTTACCCCGATAATGACCGACGCGGGGAACCGCAGGCGAAGGTGTTTCGTCGCCTCCGCCCCGTTCATGTTCGGCATGCGGTAATCGGTGATGATGATATGAAAATCGTCTTCCGCCGCAACAGCCAGAGCCGACGGCCCGTCCTCGCAGTCACATACTTCGAATCCGTCAGCCTCAAGCGCATGGCACAGACATTCTCTGACCAGCAAGGTATCTTCGATAACAAGAACGGTTCTTTTGCATTTCATGTCTTTCCCTCCCTCGGCTCAGTCGTCGTTAATTTATGTGAAAGGCTATGATGCCGCGCGAACCGTCCCTTGACGGATTGCGCGTATGCGGCGGAATGTTCACGCTCCGCTTGCGATGCGATACAGAATGAATTATTATGCCACTTATGGTTGTGCCAGTCAATCTAAAATACAACCACGGGTTGATAGACTTTTGAGGCGATATTTTCTAAAGTACACGCATGAAGTATGAAAACAAACGTATCGGACAGATCATCAAAGAAGCCAGAAAAGCGCGCGGCATGACCCAGATGAAGTTGTCGGAGCTGATCGGCGTCTCCTATCAGCAGGTGCAGAAGTACGAGAAGGGCAGCGACAACATCAGCGTGGAAAGGCTGAAGCAGATCGCAAAGGCCGTCAACGTGCCGGTAACGCTTTTTTTCCCCGGGGCGGCGGAGGCGGTGGCGGAAGCTCCGGCGGTATACGCAAAAACGTCGGAAGATGAAGCGGCGCTCCTGGAGTTGTACCGGCGTATAAAATCCAGGAAGGCCAAAAAAGCGGTGATAGAACTCCTGAAGACCTTTACGGCAAAATGACGCCGAAGGTCACGCTGTCGTCAAAAAGAACTTTTGTTTCCGGAAGTTTGATGATATGATATCCCCGTTTGTAGGGGTTTCCCTACGACTTCTGGTGGGGTATCATGGCTGATCTCAATACGTTCCGGGAGAACCTGCATTCCCTTGTCTCGAAGTTCGAGCAGGACAAAAACCATTACCTCCAGCAGGGCTATCCCGAAGCCCAGGTACGGATCGACTTCCTCAACCCATTTTTCGATGCTCTCGGTTGGGACATCGAGAACAAGGCCCACAAGCCGCCCCATGAACGCGACGTGATCGTCGAGCTTTCCCCGGAAACATCCCTTCGGCCTGATTACAACTTCCGCATAAACGGCAACACCAAATTCTTCGTCGAGGCCAAAGCCCCGTGGGTGCCGCTCGACGATGTGAACCACATCATGCAGGCCAAGACCTACGCATGGTCAACCAAGGAAGTCTCGTTCGTCATTCTCACCGACTTTGAGCAATTCAAACTCTTTGACGCTTCACTAAAGCCGAATCCCAAGTATCCGCAGGAAGGCCTTCTCTATAATTTCAAGTACGTTGATTATCTCGCCAACATCGAGAAACTGTGGGAGCTTTCCAGGGAGAGGGTTACACAAGGTTCTCTTGAAGCCCTGCTTCCCCGGGACCCGAAGAGCAAACGCCTGAGAATCCCGCCGGACAAGTCTTTCCTCGAAGACCTGACCGGGTGGCGCACCGAACTTGCCAAGGACATCAACAAGCGAAATCACGAGCTCGACGTTCATGTGCTGAATGATGTGGTCCAGAAGCTGCTTGACCGCATCATCTTCATCCGCATTGCAGAAGACCGGAAGATCAGGCCGGAGCGGGAGCTGTGGGAGATTGTGGCGCAATGGCGGGAAGAGGGCAAGCGCAAGTCCATGATGCCCGCCCTCGTGGACCTCTTCCGCGAGGTGAACGACGACCTGAACGGAGATATCTTCAAGCCCCACGCCTGCGAGAGCGTGGAGGTTGATTCCGATCTCCTCTCCGACATCATAGACAATCTCTATTTCCCCAAGACCCGCTACCGTTTCGACGCCATCGGCGTGGAGCTTTTGGGCAGCATCTACGAGCGTTATCTCGGCAGCACCATCCGCGTCACGCCCCAACGCGTGAAGGTGGAGGAAAAGCCGGAGGTAAAGAAGGCCGGCGGCGTTTACTACACGCCGAAGTTCATTGTCGATTATATCGTTAAGAACACCGTGGGCAAACTTATCGAGGGAAAGACCCCGAGGCAGATCGAGAAGATAAAGATACTCGACCCGGCGTGCGGTTCAGGCTCGTTCCTACTCGGGGCTTATCAATACCTTATCGATTACCACCTCCGCTATTACCGCGATCACCCCAAAGACGCCCAGACCCTTTTTCTGGATATCTACGCAAAGGTGAACCCCGAAGACCTGGCTTTGCCGCTTCACGAAAAGGCAAAGATACTCAGGAACAACCTTTTCGGCGTGGATATTGACGCCCAGGCAGTAGAAGTCACGATGATGAGCCTTTACCTCAAGGCCCTCGAAGGAGAGCGCGGCATGTTGCCGCGCAAGCAGCATCTTCTCCCGGCCCTCGGCAACAACATCAAGTGCGGCAACAGCCTGATCGGATATGACATTGTTGACCCCTCTTTGTCCACCCTTAGCAAGGGGGGAACTCAAGGGGGGTTCTTCGCCCTGGATGATGATGCGAAAGACAGGGTCAATCCCTTTGACTGGACATCCAAGACTGCCGGATTCGGCGAGATCATTGAGAGCGGCGGCTTCGACGCGGTCATCGGCAACCCACCGTATGTAAGGCAAGAGCTGCTCGGTGATTTCAAGGGTTATTTCCAGCAGCATTACGAAGTCTATCACGGAACGGCCGATCTCTACG is part of the Nitrospirota bacterium genome and harbors:
- a CDS encoding Eco57I restriction-modification methylase domain-containing protein, which produces MADLNTFRENLHSLVSKFEQDKNHYLQQGYPEAQVRIDFLNPFFDALGWDIENKAHKPPHERDVIVELSPETSLRPDYNFRINGNTKFFVEAKAPWVPLDDVNHIMQAKTYAWSTKEVSFVILTDFEQFKLFDASLKPNPKYPQEGLLYNFKYVDYLANIEKLWELSRERVTQGSLEALLPRDPKSKRLRIPPDKSFLEDLTGWRTELAKDINKRNHELDVHVLNDVVQKLLDRIIFIRIAEDRKIRPERELWEIVAQWREEGKRKSMMPALVDLFREVNDDLNGDIFKPHACESVEVDSDLLSDIIDNLYFPKTRYRFDAIGVELLGSIYERYLGSTIRVTPQRVKVEEKPEVKKAGGVYYTPKFIVDYIVKNTVGKLIEGKTPRQIEKIKILDPACGSGSFLLGAYQYLIDYHLRYYRDHPKDAQTLFLDIYAKVNPEDLALPLHEKAKILRNNLFGVDIDAQAVEVTMMSLYLKALEGERGMLPRKQHLLPALGNNIKCGNSLIGYDIVDPSLSTLSKGGTQGGFFALDDDAKDRVNPFDWTSKTAGFGEIIESGGFDAVIGNPPYVRQELLGDFKGYFQQHYEVYHGTADLYAYFIEKGVSLLRKDGLFSYIVANKWMRANYGEPLRKWMKKQRIEEITDFGDLPVFETATTYPCILRIRKGSAASKFTATQVKTLEFNDLADYVNENSYTVFKPALNDEGWSLVNEQAQSLLTRLQGIGVLLGEYVKGQMYRGVLTGLNDAFIIDAETRNELIKKDKKSVELIKPFLFGRDIKRYEEPRTSSYLIFARRGIDIKKYPAIEEHLLPFKKQLTPKPADWKGGEWQGRKPGSYKWYEIQDSIDYYEEFDKPKIMLPDISVRGNFTLDQNSGYFSANTTYLIISDDKYLIGILNSALMTFFYKNSFAAYRGGYLRFFTQYLEKLPIRTIDFKNPSEKSAHDKLVFLVDSMLALHKKKADLPPSAQREKTEREIAVTDEKIDEIVYGLYGITDEERRIINNK